One genomic segment of Streptomyces liangshanensis includes these proteins:
- the ligD gene encoding non-homologous end-joining DNA ligase has protein sequence MGAAGAAVELEAGGRAVRLSSPAKVYFPERGFTKLDVARYYLAVGPGILRALRDRPTTLERYPEGVEGEFFYQKRAPKNLPDWIPTARIEFPSGRSADEICPTEVAAVLWAANLGALTFHPWPVRRGRVDHPDELRIDLDPQPGTDFKDAVRTAHELRAFLDDLGMRGWPKTSGGRGLHVFVPIEPRWTFTEVRRAAITIGRHLERRNPGRVTTAWWKEERGEKIFVDYNQTARDRTIACAYSVRPRPHAPVSAPLRWEELDDVAPRDFDIATMPVRFAEQGDVHADMEEHAYSLEGLLELADRHERDQGLGDLPYPPDYPKMPGEPKRVQPSRARPEDEG, from the coding sequence ATGGGTGCAGCGGGTGCGGCGGTGGAGCTGGAGGCGGGCGGCCGGGCGGTACGGCTGTCCAGCCCGGCCAAGGTCTATTTTCCCGAGCGCGGCTTCACGAAGCTCGACGTGGCGCGCTACTACCTGGCCGTGGGCCCGGGGATCCTGCGGGCGCTGCGGGACCGGCCGACCACCCTGGAGCGGTACCCCGAGGGGGTCGAGGGCGAGTTCTTCTACCAGAAGCGGGCCCCGAAGAACCTGCCCGACTGGATCCCCACCGCCCGGATCGAGTTCCCGAGCGGCCGGTCGGCCGACGAGATCTGCCCGACCGAGGTGGCGGCCGTCCTCTGGGCGGCGAACCTCGGCGCGCTCACCTTCCATCCCTGGCCGGTACGGCGCGGGCGCGTCGATCACCCCGACGAACTGCGGATCGACCTCGATCCGCAGCCCGGCACGGACTTCAAGGACGCCGTCAGGACCGCGCACGAGCTGCGCGCCTTCCTCGACGACCTGGGGATGCGCGGCTGGCCCAAGACGTCGGGCGGACGCGGCCTCCACGTGTTCGTCCCGATCGAGCCGCGCTGGACGTTCACCGAGGTCAGGCGGGCCGCGATCACGATCGGCCGGCACTTGGAGCGCCGGAACCCGGGCCGGGTGACCACCGCGTGGTGGAAGGAGGAGCGCGGCGAGAAGATCTTCGTCGACTACAACCAGACGGCCCGGGACCGCACGATCGCCTGCGCCTACTCCGTACGGCCCCGTCCGCACGCCCCGGTCTCGGCACCGCTGCGCTGGGAGGAGCTGGACGACGTGGCCCCGCGTGACTTCGACATCGCGACGATGCCGGTGCGCTTCGCCGAACAGGGCGACGTGCACGCGGACATGGAGGAGCACGCGTACAGCCTGGAAGGACTGCTGGAGCTGGCCGACCGGCACGAGCGGGACCAGGGCCTCGGCGACCTGCCGTACCCGCCGGACTACCCGAAGATGCCGGGGGAGCCGAAGCGGGTCCAGCCGAGCCGGGCGCGGCCGGAGGACGAGGGCTGA
- a CDS encoding cupin domain-containing protein, whose product MTTEPAEPIGLTSALSSFDALWSPRIVTRVNDYDVRVAKVAGEHVWHVHENTDEFFQVLDGELLIALRESGAERTVTLPRGSVFVVPRGVWHKPSSAAGASILLFEPSGTLSVGDQHEEVPDHVDVTVGHVLP is encoded by the coding sequence ATGACCACAGAACCCGCCGAGCCCATCGGTCTGACCTCCGCCCTTTCCTCCTTCGACGCCCTCTGGAGTCCGCGCATCGTGACGCGGGTCAACGACTACGACGTGCGCGTCGCGAAGGTCGCGGGCGAGCACGTGTGGCACGTCCACGAGAACACCGACGAGTTCTTCCAGGTCCTCGACGGCGAGCTGCTCATCGCGCTGCGCGAGAGCGGCGCCGAGCGGACCGTCACCCTCCCCCGCGGCTCGGTGTTCGTCGTGCCGCGCGGTGTCTGGCACAAGCCGTCCTCGGCGGCCGGCGCGTCGATCCTGCTGTTCGAGCCGAGCGGCACGCTGTCGGTGGGTGATCAGCACGAGGAGGTGCCGGACCACGTGGACGTGACGGTGGGACACGTCCTCCCCTGA
- a CDS encoding class I SAM-dependent methyltransferase → MGLAKIRTVSPAAVPRPAGPRGRRRTPDAPWHADPYTDALRAGRGPLFLRRSDGWLLPLEVERWCGGPDSADLTVLERCRGTVLDIGCGPGRLVTALAARGRTALGIDISPAAVAHTVRGGGSALLRSVFDPLPREGSWDTALLIDGNIGIGGDPSALLLRLAGIVGPGGSLIVETAATGIDADLDERVRVRVDNGNGAPGEAFYWSRLGAHALVRRGRTAGWVPSEQWTAEGRRFVTLRREGSGGRP, encoded by the coding sequence ATGGGCCTCGCCAAGATCCGTACGGTGTCCCCGGCGGCGGTGCCTCGGCCGGCCGGGCCGCGGGGCCGGCGGCGTACCCCCGACGCGCCCTGGCACGCCGACCCGTACACGGACGCGCTGCGCGCGGGGCGCGGCCCGCTCTTCCTGCGCCGCTCGGACGGGTGGTTGCTGCCGCTGGAGGTGGAACGCTGGTGCGGGGGTCCCGACAGCGCCGACCTGACCGTGCTGGAGCGGTGCCGGGGAACGGTCCTCGACATCGGCTGCGGCCCGGGCCGGCTGGTCACGGCGCTGGCCGCGCGGGGACGTACCGCGCTGGGCATCGACATCAGCCCGGCGGCCGTGGCGCACACCGTGCGCGGCGGCGGGAGCGCGCTGCTCAGGTCGGTGTTCGATCCGCTGCCCCGGGAGGGGAGTTGGGACACGGCGCTCCTGATCGACGGCAACATCGGCATCGGCGGCGACCCGTCGGCGCTGCTGCTGCGGCTCGCCGGGATCGTCGGGCCGGGCGGCTCGCTGATCGTAGAGACGGCGGCCACCGGGATCGACGCGGATCTCGACGAGCGGGTCAGGGTCCGGGTGGACAACGGCAACGGCGCGCCCGGGGAGGCGTTCTACTGGTCCCGCCTCGGGGCGCACGCGCTGGTGCGCCGGGGCCGTACCGCCGGCTGGGTCCCGTCGGAGCAGTGGACGGCGGAGGGGCGGCGGTTCGTGACGCTGCGTCGGGAAGGTTCCGGGGGAAGGCCGTAG
- a CDS encoding ATP-dependent DNA ligase, which produces MDLPVMPPVKPMLAKSVSAIPPGMQYEAKWDGFRAIIHRDGDEVVIGSRTGKPLTRYFPELVTAVRERLPERCVVDGEIVIVHEGRLDFDRLTERIHPAKSRVDTLAGRTPASFVAFDLLALGDGTLVDIEQAQRREALEAALIGVEAPVYLAPATTDIERAREWFEQYEGAGLDGVIAKPLDLPYRPDFRAMYKIKHERTADAVVAGYRLHKSGPVVGSLLLGLHDARGVLQHVGVCAAFPMRRRAELVEELAPLRMETAEGHPWAAWAEEAAHEGARLPGAPSRWSGTKDLSWIALRPERVCEVAYDHMEGDRFRHTAQFRRWRPDRTPESCTYAQLEEPVGYDLASVLSGLA; this is translated from the coding sequence ATGGACCTGCCGGTGATGCCTCCCGTGAAACCCATGCTCGCCAAGTCCGTGTCCGCGATCCCGCCCGGGATGCAGTACGAGGCCAAGTGGGACGGCTTCCGGGCGATCATCCACCGCGACGGCGACGAGGTGGTGATCGGCAGCAGGACCGGGAAGCCGCTGACCCGCTACTTTCCCGAGCTGGTGACGGCGGTACGGGAGCGGCTGCCCGAGCGGTGCGTGGTCGACGGGGAGATCGTGATCGTCCACGAGGGGCGGCTCGACTTCGACCGGCTCACGGAGCGCATCCACCCGGCGAAGTCGCGCGTGGACACGCTGGCCGGGCGCACCCCGGCGAGCTTCGTCGCCTTCGACCTGCTGGCCCTCGGGGACGGCACGCTGGTCGACATCGAGCAGGCGCAGCGCAGGGAGGCGCTGGAGGCGGCCCTGATCGGCGTGGAGGCGCCGGTGTACCTCGCGCCCGCCACGACGGACATCGAGCGGGCGCGGGAGTGGTTCGAGCAGTACGAGGGCGCCGGGCTCGACGGGGTGATCGCCAAGCCGCTGGACCTGCCGTACCGGCCGGACTTCCGGGCGATGTACAAGATCAAGCACGAGCGGACGGCGGACGCGGTGGTCGCCGGGTACCGCCTGCACAAGAGTGGTCCGGTGGTGGGCTCGCTGCTGCTCGGCCTGCACGACGCGCGGGGTGTGCTCCAGCACGTTGGGGTGTGCGCGGCGTTCCCGATGCGGCGCAGGGCGGAGCTGGTCGAGGAGCTGGCGCCGCTGCGGATGGAGACGGCGGAGGGCCATCCGTGGGCCGCGTGGGCCGAGGAGGCGGCGCACGAGGGGGCGCGGCTGCCGGGGGCGCCGAGCCGCTGGTCCGGCACGAAGGACCTGTCGTGGATCGCGCTGCGGCCGGAGCGGGTGTGCGAGGTGGCGTACGACCACATGGAGGGCGACCGGTTCCGGCACACGGCGCAGTTCCGGCGGTGGCGTCCGGACAGGACGCCGGAGAGCTGCACGTACGCGCAGCTGGAGGAGCCGGTGGGGTACGACCTGGCGTCGGTGCTGAGCGGGCTGGCGTAA
- a CDS encoding OmpL47-type beta-barrel domain-containing protein — protein MVLGLTSTTAYGRTADRTAGSTAAAAQVLTWTTSGRTDRYVTFPTTAVAGPTTLVFENSAATGNDIGMPHTLTFDVSDPEYNHDVPINILANPSDDNGGKYTVDVTLTPGRYRFFCTIPGHGQMQGILTVTEAGGGDDTTAPTTSAAVTGQQNTEGAYVGSATVTVSATDEGSGVAATEFALGADGAWQPYTAPVVVDTVGSHTVRYRATDQAGNAAAEKSVSFAVVAPPSGDSTAPETSATVSGDKNPAGEYLTMATVTVTASDTGSGVNTIEYALGAGAAWQPYTGPVMVHQTGAHTVRYRATDKAGNVAAEKSVSFTVVAPPPQDTTAPVSTAAVSGTLNSSGAYVTSAKVTLSATDAGSGVDRTEYSLDGGPYLAYTTPVIVDALGYHTLAHRATDKAGNTSAAKQLSFTIAQGGGVPAPNCPEFDERLTVIVGAVDTGVPNRLTRSRCTINELIEDEKDWSSAALFLKHVDGVLDKLLADNVIDQREFNKITKAAKQSKIGKPGQTEGYRDLFDGTAASLAKWEQVGGGKFALSGEGAITSSTTVNGMGMLWFPERKYGDFSLKLQFRDDAPGTGNANGGVFVRFPNVHNHPEESRPEWVAINYGHEMQILDNPVGDMYKTGSVYGFDRVGLGGAGVTPKGTWNDYEIRAEGQHFTILRNGVVINEFDNVGGQAFTPPRAGDPGTDGRRYATGYVGLQVHSTTDVISYRNIRIKEL, from the coding sequence ATGGTGCTGGGGCTGACGTCGACGACCGCGTACGGGCGGACCGCCGACCGTACGGCCGGCAGCACGGCCGCGGCGGCGCAGGTGCTCACCTGGACGACCAGCGGCCGCACCGACCGGTACGTCACCTTCCCGACCACCGCGGTGGCGGGGCCGACGACCCTCGTCTTCGAGAACAGCGCGGCGACCGGCAACGACATCGGGATGCCGCACACGCTGACCTTCGACGTGTCGGACCCCGAGTACAACCACGACGTGCCGATCAACATCCTCGCCAATCCGAGTGACGACAACGGCGGCAAGTACACCGTCGACGTCACCCTGACCCCGGGGCGCTACCGCTTCTTCTGCACCATCCCGGGCCACGGCCAGATGCAGGGCATCCTGACGGTGACCGAGGCGGGCGGCGGTGACGACACCACCGCGCCCACCACGTCGGCGGCGGTCACCGGCCAGCAGAACACGGAGGGTGCGTACGTCGGCTCCGCCACGGTCACCGTGTCGGCGACCGACGAGGGCTCCGGCGTCGCGGCGACGGAGTTCGCGCTCGGCGCGGACGGCGCGTGGCAGCCGTACACCGCACCGGTGGTGGTCGACACGGTCGGGTCGCACACCGTGCGGTACCGGGCGACCGACCAGGCCGGCAACGCGGCGGCGGAGAAGTCCGTGTCATTCGCCGTGGTGGCGCCACCGAGCGGTGACTCCACCGCGCCGGAGACCTCGGCGACGGTGAGCGGGGACAAGAACCCGGCCGGCGAGTACCTGACGATGGCCACGGTCACCGTCACCGCCTCGGACACCGGCTCGGGCGTCAACACCATCGAGTACGCGCTCGGGGCGGGCGCGGCGTGGCAGCCGTACACCGGGCCGGTGATGGTCCACCAGACCGGCGCGCACACCGTGCGCTACCGGGCGACCGACAAGGCGGGGAACGTGGCGGCCGAGAAGTCGGTCTCCTTCACCGTCGTGGCGCCGCCCCCGCAGGACACGACCGCGCCGGTGTCCACGGCGGCCGTCAGCGGCACCCTGAACTCCAGCGGTGCCTACGTGACGAGCGCCAAGGTCACCCTGTCGGCGACCGACGCCGGGTCCGGGGTGGACCGGACCGAGTACTCGCTGGACGGCGGCCCGTACCTCGCGTACACCACCCCCGTCATCGTCGACGCGCTCGGCTACCACACGCTCGCGCACCGGGCGACGGACAAGGCCGGCAACACCTCGGCGGCCAAGCAGCTGTCCTTCACCATCGCGCAGGGCGGCGGCGTCCCGGCGCCCAACTGCCCCGAGTTCGACGAGCGGTTGACGGTCATCGTGGGCGCGGTCGACACCGGGGTGCCGAACCGGCTGACCCGGAGCCGCTGCACGATCAACGAGCTGATCGAGGACGAGAAGGACTGGTCCTCGGCGGCGCTGTTCCTCAAGCACGTGGACGGTGTGCTCGACAAGCTGCTGGCCGACAACGTCATCGACCAGCGCGAGTTCAACAAGATCACCAAGGCTGCCAAGCAGTCGAAGATCGGCAAGCCCGGCCAGACCGAGGGCTACCGCGACCTCTTCGACGGTACGGCGGCGTCCCTGGCCAAGTGGGAGCAGGTCGGCGGCGGCAAGTTCGCGCTGTCCGGCGAGGGTGCCATCACCAGCAGCACGACGGTGAACGGCATGGGCATGCTGTGGTTCCCGGAGCGCAAGTACGGCGACTTCTCGCTCAAGCTCCAGTTCCGCGACGACGCCCCGGGCACGGGCAACGCCAACGGCGGTGTGTTCGTCCGCTTCCCGAACGTCCACAACCACCCCGAGGAGTCCCGGCCCGAGTGGGTCGCCATCAACTACGGGCACGAGATGCAGATCCTCGACAACCCCGTCGGCGACATGTACAAGACCGGCTCGGTCTACGGCTTCGACCGCGTGGGCCTGGGCGGCGCGGGGGTCACCCCGAAGGGCACCTGGAACGACTACGAGATCCGCGCGGAGGGTCAGCACTTCACGATCCTGCGCAACGGTGTGGTCATCAACGAGTTCGACAACGTCGGCGGACAGGCGTTCACGCCGCCGCGCGCCGGTGACCCGGGGACGGACGGCCGGCGGTACGCCACCGGTTACGTCGGCCTCCAGGTGCACAGCACGACGGACGTGATCTCGTACCGCAACATCCGGATCAAGGAGCTGTAG
- a CDS encoding DJ-1/PfpI family protein produces MPQDFSHRVVMIVAEGSNPFEMGVATELFGLARPELDTPWYDFELCAENPSVTMHAGFFRLSGVSGLDAVDRADTVIVPNRPDPGNDPSPAVLDAVRGAAARGARLASFCTGSFVLAAAGVLDGRRATTHWRWADLFAERFPAVRLDPDVLFVDDGDIVTAAGSAAALDACLQLIRHDHGARTAAAVSRRLVFAPHRDGGQRQFVEQPLPEVPDTSLSPLLTWAATRLATALTTADPGPVRRIFVGPRRLAPHLAALSDRPSTSSTWSVLRLARHGTRRRGLIHEDPPDRPWPPTPRSARPPCTAASAPNWARPRWPGSRRSAWPWRAA; encoded by the coding sequence ATGCCGCAAGATTTCTCGCACCGGGTGGTCATGATCGTCGCGGAGGGCTCGAACCCCTTCGAGATGGGGGTGGCGACCGAGCTGTTCGGCCTGGCCCGGCCGGAGCTCGACACCCCCTGGTACGACTTCGAGCTCTGCGCCGAGAACCCGTCCGTGACGATGCACGCCGGGTTCTTCCGGCTCTCGGGGGTGTCCGGTCTCGACGCGGTCGACCGGGCCGACACCGTGATCGTCCCGAACCGCCCCGACCCCGGCAACGACCCCTCCCCGGCGGTCCTGGACGCGGTACGCGGCGCGGCGGCGCGTGGCGCCCGGCTGGCGAGCTTCTGCACCGGCTCCTTCGTCCTCGCGGCGGCGGGCGTGCTCGACGGGCGCCGGGCGACGACCCACTGGCGGTGGGCCGACCTGTTCGCGGAGCGGTTTCCCGCCGTACGGCTCGACCCGGACGTGCTCTTCGTGGACGACGGGGACATCGTCACGGCGGCGGGCAGCGCGGCCGCGCTCGACGCGTGCCTCCAGCTGATCCGCCACGACCACGGGGCGCGGACGGCCGCCGCGGTCAGCCGCCGCCTGGTCTTCGCGCCGCACCGCGACGGGGGCCAGCGGCAGTTCGTCGAGCAGCCGCTCCCCGAGGTCCCCGACACCTCACTGTCCCCCCTCCTGACCTGGGCGGCCACCCGCCTGGCGACCGCGCTCACCACCGCCGACCCAGGGCCTGTCCGGCGGATCTTCGTGGGCCCGCGACGCCTGGCACCGCACCTCGCGGCGTTGTCGGACCGACCAAGTACATCCAGTACGTGGTCGGTCCTCCGCCTTGCGAGGCACGGCACCAGACGCCGCGGGCTGATCCACGAAGATCCGCCGGACAGGCCCTGGCCGCCCACGCCACGATCAGCCAGGCCACCCTGCACCGCCGCTTCCGCACCCAACTGGGCACGACCCCGCTGGCCTGGCTCACGGCGCAGCGCGTGGCCCTGGCGTGCCGCCTGA
- a CDS encoding TIGR04282 family arsenosugar biosynthesis glycosyltransferase yields the protein MTTILVLAKAPVPGRVKTRLTPPFRPEEAAALAEASLRDTLAAVLAAPARRRVLVLDGAPGVWLPDGIEVVGQVAGGLDERLAAAFAGCTGPAVLLGMDTPQVTPELLEPALAPDAWLGCDAWFGPAVDGGFWALGLAVPDPSLLLGVPMSVPETGAVQRARLTDAGLAVRDLPLLRDVDTAEDAKLVAAEVPESRFAEALGRFRGAGTDGAAAPVRDAARTDGDARARVTRAGVR from the coding sequence GTGACCACGATCCTGGTGCTGGCCAAGGCCCCCGTACCCGGGCGGGTCAAGACGCGGCTGACCCCGCCCTTCCGGCCCGAGGAGGCCGCCGCGCTGGCGGAGGCCTCGTTGCGGGACACGCTGGCGGCCGTCCTGGCGGCGCCCGCGCGGCGGCGCGTGCTGGTGCTCGACGGGGCGCCCGGCGTGTGGCTGCCGGACGGGATCGAGGTGGTCGGGCAGGTGGCCGGGGGGCTGGACGAACGGCTCGCCGCCGCGTTCGCGGGGTGTACCGGTCCCGCCGTCCTGCTCGGCATGGACACCCCTCAGGTCACCCCCGAGCTGCTGGAACCGGCGCTGGCGCCGGACGCGTGGCTGGGGTGCGACGCGTGGTTCGGTCCGGCCGTGGACGGCGGCTTCTGGGCGCTCGGGCTCGCCGTACCGGATCCCTCGCTCCTGCTGGGCGTGCCGATGTCCGTACCCGAGACCGGTGCGGTGCAGCGGGCGCGGCTGACGGACGCGGGTCTCGCGGTACGGGACCTGCCGCTCCTGCGGGACGTCGACACCGCGGAGGACGCGAAGCTGGTGGCGGCGGAGGTGCCGGAGAGCCGGTTCGCGGAGGCGCTCGGACGGTTCCGGGGCGCGGGTACCGACGGCGCGGCGGCGCCGGTCCGGGACGCGGCCCGTACCGACGGCGACGCGCGGGCCCGGGTGACGCGGGCCGGGGTGCGGTGA
- a CDS encoding glycosyltransferase family 2 protein, with translation MDVTHSIPTTVDVVLPCLDEARALPWVLDRLPAGWRAIVVDNGSADGSAEIAARLGATVVHEPRRGFGAACHAGLLAAEAEFVCFCDCDASLDPGLLPAFVAEVAAGRADLVLGRRRPRARGAWPAHARAANLALSLLLRRRTGLRLRDLGPMRAARREALLDLALTDRRSGYPLQMVVRAADAGWRVTERDVPYLPRAGKSKVTGTWRGTWQAVHDMRAVLAQEPVAGVPGPSGDGRDVRDVQDVRDERAGVR, from the coding sequence ATGGACGTGACGCACTCGATCCCCACGACGGTTGACGTCGTACTTCCCTGTCTCGACGAGGCCCGGGCGCTGCCCTGGGTGCTGGACCGGCTGCCCGCGGGCTGGCGGGCGATCGTCGTCGACAACGGCTCGGCCGACGGCTCGGCGGAGATCGCCGCGCGGCTCGGCGCGACCGTCGTGCACGAGCCGCGGCGCGGCTTCGGCGCCGCCTGCCATGCCGGACTGCTCGCCGCCGAGGCGGAGTTCGTCTGCTTCTGCGACTGCGACGCGTCGCTCGACCCGGGGCTGCTGCCCGCGTTCGTGGCGGAGGTGGCGGCCGGCCGGGCGGACCTGGTGCTGGGGCGCCGCCGGCCGCGGGCGCGCGGGGCGTGGCCGGCGCACGCCAGGGCCGCGAACCTCGCGCTGTCCCTGCTGCTGCGCCGCAGGACCGGCCTGCGGCTGCGTGACCTGGGCCCGATGCGGGCGGCCCGCCGGGAGGCGCTGCTCGACCTGGCGCTCACGGACCGGCGCAGCGGCTATCCGCTCCAGATGGTCGTCCGCGCCGCCGACGCGGGGTGGCGGGTGACGGAGCGGGACGTGCCGTACCTGCCGCGTGCGGGGAAGTCGAAGGTGACGGGTACCTGGCGCGGGACGTGGCAGGCGGTGCACGACATGCGGGCCGTGCTGGCGCAGGAGCCGGTGGCCGGGGTGCCCGGGCCCTCCGGGGACGGTCGGGATGTACGGGACGTACAGGACGTACGGGACGAGCGGGCGGGTGTGCGGTGA
- a CDS encoding GntR family transcriptional regulator, which yields MVFTPVPIPSRTQFVLEAVRHQILTGGLPPGQPLVEADLAARFGVSKTPVREALKTLAGSGLVVMSQYKGVTVRAVDAAMAREVYDVRLLLEPEALRRSVAAAAPFDAAADALVRAGAAADAAERSLANRDFHRALYLSCGNPLLVRMLDEVSDQAALVATVAWSADATWEREAAEHHDVLRRARAGDAEGAAGALHDHIARFVRGAFPDEAGDIPSPSRGEA from the coding sequence ATGGTCTTCACGCCGGTCCCGATCCCCTCCCGCACACAGTTCGTGCTGGAGGCCGTCCGCCACCAGATCCTGACCGGCGGGCTGCCGCCGGGGCAGCCGCTCGTCGAGGCCGACCTGGCCGCGCGGTTCGGCGTGTCGAAGACCCCCGTGCGCGAGGCGCTCAAGACGCTCGCGGGCAGCGGTCTGGTCGTGATGAGCCAGTACAAGGGCGTCACGGTCCGTGCGGTCGACGCGGCGATGGCCCGGGAGGTGTACGACGTACGGCTGCTGCTGGAGCCGGAGGCCCTGCGCCGCTCGGTCGCCGCGGCTGCCCCGTTCGACGCGGCGGCGGACGCGCTGGTACGGGCCGGGGCCGCCGCCGACGCGGCCGAACGGTCCCTCGCCAACCGGGACTTCCACCGCGCGCTGTACCTCTCGTGCGGGAATCCCCTGCTGGTACGGATGCTGGACGAGGTCAGCGACCAGGCCGCGCTGGTGGCCACGGTCGCCTGGTCCGCCGACGCGACCTGGGAGCGCGAGGCGGCCGAGCACCACGACGTCCTGCGGCGGGCGCGCGCGGGCGACGCGGAGGGCGCGGCGGGGGCGCTGCACGACCACATCGCCCGCTTCGTCCGGGGAGCGTTCCCGGACGAGGCGGGGGACATACCCTCGCCGTCGCGGGGGGAGGCGTGA
- a CDS encoding YchJ family protein, whose amino-acid sequence MARRPHRPARPARTPHSPPAPAPSPVSPSAASPCPCGRPAPYGECCGRYHVGPATAPTAEALMRSRYSAFVVLDASYLLRTWDPATRPDGLELDPTTRWTGLEILGTTEGTAFHTTGTVTFRASYTQQGHPGALHERSRFTRHDGAWVYADGTYLD is encoded by the coding sequence ATGGCCCGACGCCCCCACCGCCCGGCGCGCCCCGCGCGCACCCCCCACTCCCCGCCCGCCCCCGCCCCTTCCCCGGTCTCGCCCTCGGCCGCCTCGCCCTGCCCGTGCGGCCGGCCCGCGCCGTACGGGGAGTGCTGCGGGCGCTACCACGTGGGCCCGGCCACCGCGCCGACGGCCGAGGCGCTGATGCGGTCCCGCTACAGCGCGTTCGTGGTGCTGGACGCGTCGTACCTGCTCAGGACGTGGGACCCGGCCACCCGCCCGGACGGCCTCGAACTGGACCCCACCACCCGCTGGACCGGTCTGGAGATCCTGGGCACCACGGAAGGCACCGCGTTCCACACCACGGGCACGGTCACCTTCCGCGCCTCGTACACCCAGCAGGGCCACCCGGGCGCCCTCCACGAACGCAGCCGCTTCACCCGCCACGACGGCGCGTGGGTGTACGCGGACGGCACGTACCTGGACTAG
- a CDS encoding DUF6191 domain-containing protein has product MAFLVFMTLPGLVILLTAAAFADQLLLRVGRAGLLPWRNSVRQGQISATGFEQLHATFSPGKQNELKERRSALVLRDDEEDGAPPHRTTVDLDGRTAVVRLPRPGR; this is encoded by the coding sequence ATGGCATTCCTCGTCTTCATGACCTTGCCCGGACTGGTCATCCTGCTGACCGCCGCCGCCTTCGCCGACCAACTGCTCCTGCGCGTGGGGCGGGCCGGTCTGCTGCCGTGGCGGAACAGCGTCCGGCAGGGGCAGATATCGGCGACCGGCTTCGAGCAGCTCCACGCGACCTTCTCGCCGGGCAAGCAGAACGAGTTGAAGGAGCGCCGGTCGGCGCTCGTCCTGCGGGACGACGAGGAGGACGGGGCGCCGCCGCACCGGACCACGGTCGACCTGGACGGGCGCACCGCGGTCGTCCGCCTGCCCCGGCCCGGGCGGTAA
- a CDS encoding NAD-dependent epimerase/dehydratase family protein, with product MRVLVTGGAGFIGSHIVSALRAHGHEAVVLDALLPSAHPVPPARPPEVEWIHADVRDRAAVDAALRGVDAVCHQAAMVGLGKDFADAPDYVGCNDLGTATLLAAMAGAGVRDLTLAGSMVVYGEGRYDCPAHGRVAPGPRAGADLAAGRFEPGCPVCGAELTPGLIDEDARTDPRNVYAVTKLAQEHLAASWARATGGRALSLRYHNVYGPGMPRDTPYAGVASFFRSSLARGEAPRVFEDGGQRRDFVHVRDVASANALALAFVRTREPGTLAAYNTGSGEPHTVGEMAGALAAAHGGPDPVVTGEYRLGDVRHITASSLRLRTDLGWRPEVGFAAGMAEFARSGQRAAAVP from the coding sequence ATGCGTGTACTCGTCACCGGAGGAGCCGGCTTCATCGGCTCCCACATCGTCTCGGCCCTCAGGGCGCACGGCCACGAGGCCGTCGTCCTGGACGCCCTGCTGCCGTCGGCGCATCCCGTGCCGCCCGCGCGCCCCCCGGAGGTGGAGTGGATCCACGCCGACGTACGGGACCGGGCGGCCGTCGACGCCGCGCTGCGCGGGGTGGACGCGGTGTGCCACCAGGCGGCGATGGTCGGCCTCGGCAAGGACTTCGCCGACGCGCCGGACTACGTCGGGTGCAACGACCTGGGGACCGCCACCCTGCTGGCCGCGATGGCGGGCGCGGGGGTACGGGACCTGACGCTGGCCGGGTCGATGGTCGTGTACGGGGAGGGCCGGTACGACTGCCCCGCGCACGGCCGCGTGGCGCCGGGCCCCCGGGCCGGGGCCGATCTCGCGGCGGGCCGGTTCGAACCCGGATGCCCCGTGTGCGGGGCGGAGTTGACGCCGGGTCTGATCGACGAGGACGCGCGCACCGACCCGCGCAACGTGTACGCGGTGACGAAGCTGGCCCAGGAGCACCTGGCGGCGTCCTGGGCGCGGGCGACCGGCGGCCGGGCGCTGTCGCTCCGCTACCACAACGTGTACGGGCCGGGGATGCCGCGCGACACCCCGTACGCGGGGGTCGCTTCGTTCTTCCGCTCGTCGCTGGCCAGGGGCGAGGCGCCGCGGGTCTTCGAGGACGGCGGGCAGCGGCGGGACTTCGTGCACGTACGGGACGTGGCGTCGGCGAACGCGCTGGCGCTGGCGTTCGTCCGGACGAGGGAGCCCGGCACGCTGGCCGCGTACAACACCGGCAGCGGTGAACCGCACACCGTCGGCGAGATGGCCGGGGCGCTGGCGGCGGCGCACGGGGGCCCGGACCCGGTGGTCACCGGGGAGTATCGGCTCGGGGACGTACGGCACATCACCGCGTCGTCGCTGCGGCTGCGGACGGACCTGGGGTGGCGGCCCGAGGTCGGGTTCGCGGCCGGGATGGCGGAGTTCGCCCGGTCGGGTCAGCGGGCGGCGGCGGTGCCGTGA